Part of the Oncorhynchus mykiss isolate Arlee chromosome 23, USDA_OmykA_1.1, whole genome shotgun sequence genome is shown below.
TGCCGAGGCACGTGAAATGAGAACCCACCCATTTCACGGGTATGTCACTTGTTTGTTTACTCAACCTTTGAGACTGCATTGCTTTTTGTAAATTGAAAGTTGTGTACCATGAAGAAGAGGAGCAAAATAAGAGGATAGAAGAAGAGAAGCGCTtggagataggggaggagagaaaaggaaaatGGCTGCTGGTTAATCCTAGATAGAATATCGCTGCAAACCTGATAAAGATAGACAGAGATACCAGAACAGAGTCCTAATCATGAGCAGACATGTTGTATGTGAACTTTGGCAGCTGCAGAAACAAAAGAAGAAACCAGTTAAAGATGGAGACGGTTATTTTCTGTACCGCTTTCCTTTTTTGGgggagggtgagggggggggggggttcttcacTTTGGTATATGTTTTGATAGTTTCAGTCAAACACAGTGAGAGGGCTGGGGGCCGATGGATGGTttgaacagagacagtagagaaaGCGACACATCCCACCTTCATTTTTTGCTGATTGGGGTGGGGACATTCTGGTCTAGTTATTGCCCCCACCCTGCGGAGGGGGTGCCCCAGAGTGAGACATCTCTCTAGCTCAGAGACAATAACTAAACCAGAGCCAGCTGTTTCCTTTCTCGTGTGTACATGCCAGTTATTATGGAGGAACTGTGAGCTTACGCGGGAAAGCATGCTCACGAAAGAGAGGGAACACCCACTTCCACAGATGGGAACATTGAATATTTTTTACAATAGTAAACTGCTTGAGTGAACTATCTTCATGTATCCACAATCTTTGGTTGTAAGTAGGTGGAAGTAGAGGATTGTGGGATGGATGGTGGAGATCTGAAAGATTTAGATGATACCATACTTGGCCAGCTCGCTAAGCTCCAGGTGGTTGAAGGCCTCCCAGGGGCAGATGACTGTGATATCTGCAGAGGAAACATATTATGTTTAGTAACAGTCAGTAGACCAAGCAAACCCAGTATGGTTTTCTACAGTTTTTAGGGGAGGTACAGGTAGAGTAGACGAAACAGTTGTAATGAACTTACCAGTGCCTAAACCCTCCATTCCAGGGATATCATCACCAAAGCTGTAAAGGAGACATAGTTCATTTATTTATAATCAGGGCTCATGAAAATGTCATTGTGCACTTGTCGAATGCCTGTTTGAAACTAAGAAAACCCAATGAATGTGGCCTTACCCCTGGATTCCCTTCTTGGGGGGCTTGCTCTTGAACTGGCGAGTCTGTCTCTGCTTGAATTTAGGGGGTCCCTTGCGTGGCGTGGCAGGGCCCCCGGTGACACGGGTGGCAGACTTGATCTCCAACTTGGGGACCTCGAGATTCATGGTTAGTAGTtagctgtttttttttgtgcagGTGGTTATGTGTTCAATCCCCCTCTGAAGTGTTGTCGTCTTGATGAGATCTCCTCAACTGGGGAAATGAGGGAAACAGATTTTATCCAATTTTGACCCTTCCATCAAAACTACAGTACATGATCTAGTGCTCACATTTTCATGACAATAAAAGCTTGTTCTTCAGTATTGAACATTTGGAGCTTAGAATGGAAGAAATTAGAAGAAAGAAAAGAAGAAAGGAGATAGCTACTGGCAAGACAATCCTCAACAACACAGAGCATATTGAACACCAATGCTATCTGCTTTGATACCTACATTATTACATGTTTTATAAGGAACTTCATTTACTGAACAGCCCCTCACAACCTTGTCTGAGGGCTCAACCTAATGCCTAATCCCCTTACTGATCTGATATTAGTGGGATTACGTTTTAAATGCATATTGCCCTTGTAATTGAATGTCTACGGATAGGCTACCTTGTTGAGTGACGCAAAATGATGACCCAATTTCATCATGTAATCCCCAGCTCAAGTTAATAAGCACCCCCCTACCCACCATCTCCACCCTCCTCGTTTCAAGCCAGCGGCCAGCCATCCACACTTGGGCTAATCTCATTAGTACAAGGACAACATAAAGAATATGCTGAGCAGGCAGACTGTCTAAAGTGCTGCTCAATCTGATCCTCTCTTACAATGACATTCCAAAAACTCACAACATGGCTCATGACCTACAATGTTTCATATTGGAACCAATTTAACTATGTTGAAGCAATATCAAAT
Proteins encoded:
- the pde6gb gene encoding phosphodiesterase 6G, cGMP-specific, rod, gamma, paralog b, translating into MNLEVPKLEIKSATRVTGGPATPRKGPPKFKQRQTRQFKSKPPKKGIQGFGDDIPGMEGLGTDITVICPWEAFNHLELSELAKYGII